The Actinomycetota bacterium sequence TCGGCGGGGTCATCAAGGTCGTCCTGCCGTCGGGCCAGGAGACATGGCCGGGCCGCTACGAGGACGCCATCTGGAAGTGGCAGACCCAGCCCTACCAGCCCGCCGACATCCTGGGCAGCCTCAACGGCGCGCTGGGCGCCGACCGCGCCCGCCGCAGCCCCGCCTTCCGGCGCTGGACCGACGACGAGCTCAAGCAGGCCATCTTCTTCGTCGAGCAGCTCATAGGGCCGGCCGGGCACTGACGCATGCCTTCCTGACCATTCGGTGAAATGACCGCCGGGTGGGACCGGTAGGGGGAGCCGGCGAGGCATCATCGCCACGTGCCAGCGCCCGCCGCCCCCGGACCCGGCGTCGACGGCCCAGCCCGGCCCGCGCGGAACTACCGGCGCAACGCGGTAGCCGCGGTGGTGCTGGCCCTGGTCGCCGTGGCGGCCGTCGTCGTGGCCGCGGGCACCGACGCCACCCGCCTAGGGGGGCCTCGGGTCGACCCTGACAGGCTGCCGGTGGGGCCGCCCGCGCCGGGGCTCGACGGCGCCACCGGCTGGGTCGGCTCGCCACCGCTGGTGGACGCCGACCTGGCCGGCAGGGTCGTCGTCTACGACTTCTGGACCTACTCGTGCGTGAACTGCGTTCGCACGCTCCCTTACCTGCGGGCCTGGCACGACCGCTACGGGCCCGACGGGCTGGTCATCGTGGGCGTCCACTCGCCCGAGTTCGGGTTCGAACGCCGGCGGGAGAACGTCGAGGCGGCCGTGTCCCGCCTGGGCGTGGCATGGCCGGTGGCCATGGACAACTCCCGAGCCGTGTGGCACGACTTCGCCAACCGCTTCTGGCCCACGAAGTACGTGGCCGACCGCCAGGGCCGGCTGCGCTACACGGCCATCGGCGAGGGGCGGTACGACGAGACCGAGGACGTGCTGCGCTCGCTGCTGGGGGTGGACCGGGCGTCGCCCCGGGCCGTGGTGGCGGCCGGCGCCCCCGCGGCCGGCGAACCGGGAGAGGCCGCCCGCCTCGATGTCACGGCTGAGACCTACCTGGGCCTGCGCCGGGGCTCCACCGGCGCCCGCCCCGGCACGGCCACCTACCCGGAGCCGGCCCGCCTGGCCGTCGGGGAGGCCGCGCTCTCGGGGCCGTGGACGGGCGAGGACGAGCGGGTCACGGCCGCCGGGCCGGGGGCCGCCGTCGTCCTGCGCTACCGGGCCGGCGAGGTCAACCTGGTGATGACCGCGCCGGACGCGGTGGAGGTGGTCGTCGAGCTCGACGGCCGCCCCCTGCCCCTCGCCCGCCGCGGCC is a genomic window containing:
- a CDS encoding redoxin family protein, with product MPAPAAPGPGVDGPARPARNYRRNAVAAVVLALVAVAAVVVAAGTDATRLGGPRVDPDRLPVGPPAPGLDGATGWVGSPPLVDADLAGRVVVYDFWTYSCVNCVRTLPYLRAWHDRYGPDGLVIVGVHSPEFGFERRRENVEAAVSRLGVAWPVAMDNSRAVWHDFANRFWPTKYVADRQGRLRYTAIGEGRYDETEDVLRSLLGVDRASPRAVVAAGAPAAGEPGEAARLDVTAETYLGLRRGSTGARPGTATYPEPARLAVGEAALSGPWTGEDERVTAAGPGAAVVLRYRAGEVNLVMTAPDAVEVVVELDGRPLPLARRGPDVAEDGERTVVRVDHDGMYRLVAPGQVGEHTLRLTVDSPGLSAYAFTFGT